One segment of Arthrobacter sp. MMS18-M83 DNA contains the following:
- a CDS encoding glycoside hydrolase family 32 protein, producing MLALFAALTMIFTSTIVTGDIPGAGAVGSATAPPMRATYHLTPPSGWLSDPQRPIYLNGKYNLYYLHSNQDNGPGGWRHATSSDTVVFNDQGDALPLQSNFPVWTGSSVIDTNNTAGFGAGAVVALATQPTDGDPFQQSQYLWYSTDGGSTFTQYGAPVIANPDASDWFRDPKIVWDAAHSTWVAAIGRQQKITFYTSPDLKTWTHQTDFSYTTPNIGGVECPDIFQMKASDGSWHWIMAGSMQGDYSGKPDTYAYWTGTWNGSAFVADQTDPQWLDWGSDWYASVSWPDAANPDTSRYAIGWMNNWHYAPHTVPTDSTDNYNGQMSVVRQLSLKSEGSGVYSLLSQPTPNLANYATKTVKPANATVNGRTALDYHGSAYELDADVSWTTLNNVGISVGENKDGSRHTNIGVYGGNLYVDRSAQDQVPYSFGTYQQSQAPLASGATSVHLRILVDHGSVEVFADDGRIALSNQDFFTASDTGISLFTIGGSANFANLSITEFANITERANPAAPYADFEGSTYGSWTTTGAAFGSGPATGTLPNQQPVTGYLGNRLVNSFNGGDASTGTLTSPSFTIGHSYVNFLAGGGNNPRPSDVFADFEGATWGAGWTATGSYIGQGPAAESLPNQVGSKVLDTYVGGGDAATGAITSPTFTITRDYIDFLIAGGNHPWGQSGAAAVNLLVNGQVVRTATGQNSSTMSNVNWDVHTLVGQKAQIQVIDHASGSWGHVMVDQIVFSSVPNAIGGEPDNQTTINLVVNGQVVRTATGQNSEHLAWTSWNVSDLIGQSAQFQVVDNGTGSWGHILLDQVTFEDIPAA from the coding sequence ATGCTCGCCCTCTTCGCTGCGCTCACGATGATCTTCACATCCACCATAGTTACCGGGGACATCCCCGGCGCGGGAGCCGTCGGCAGCGCGACCGCACCGCCCATGCGCGCCACGTACCACCTGACTCCGCCGTCGGGATGGCTGAGCGATCCTCAGCGGCCCATCTATCTCAACGGCAAGTACAACCTTTATTACCTTCACAGCAACCAGGACAACGGCCCCGGCGGCTGGCGACACGCGACGTCGTCGGACACCGTGGTGTTCAACGACCAAGGCGACGCCCTCCCGCTCCAGAGCAATTTCCCCGTATGGACCGGCTCCTCGGTGATCGATACAAACAACACCGCGGGCTTCGGGGCCGGCGCAGTCGTTGCGTTGGCCACCCAGCCCACCGACGGCGACCCGTTCCAGCAGTCGCAGTACCTCTGGTACTCGACCGACGGCGGGAGCACGTTCACCCAGTACGGCGCACCGGTCATCGCCAACCCGGACGCTTCGGATTGGTTCCGCGACCCGAAGATCGTTTGGGACGCGGCGCACTCGACATGGGTGGCGGCGATCGGCCGTCAGCAGAAGATCACGTTCTACACCTCGCCGGACCTCAAGACCTGGACGCACCAGACGGACTTCAGCTACACAACCCCGAACATCGGCGGCGTTGAGTGCCCGGACATCTTCCAGATGAAGGCCAGCGACGGTTCGTGGCATTGGATCATGGCCGGGAGCATGCAAGGCGACTACAGCGGCAAGCCGGACACATACGCTTACTGGACCGGCACGTGGAACGGCTCGGCGTTCGTCGCGGACCAGACGGACCCGCAGTGGCTCGACTGGGGCTCGGACTGGTACGCCTCGGTGAGCTGGCCGGACGCCGCGAATCCCGACACCTCCCGTTACGCCATCGGCTGGATGAACAACTGGCATTATGCACCACACACCGTGCCGACTGATTCCACCGACAACTACAACGGCCAGATGTCCGTGGTGCGCCAGCTCAGCCTCAAGTCGGAGGGCAGCGGCGTCTACAGCCTTCTATCCCAGCCGACGCCGAATCTGGCCAACTACGCCACCAAGACCGTGAAGCCCGCCAACGCCACCGTCAATGGACGGACGGCCCTCGACTACCACGGTTCGGCCTACGAGCTCGATGCAGACGTCAGTTGGACAACCCTCAACAACGTCGGCATCTCCGTCGGCGAGAACAAGGACGGCAGCCGGCACACGAACATCGGTGTCTACGGGGGCAACCTCTACGTCGACCGCTCCGCGCAAGACCAAGTGCCGTACTCCTTCGGCACTTACCAGCAGTCCCAGGCGCCGCTCGCCTCCGGTGCGACATCCGTACACCTCCGGATCCTCGTGGACCACGGCAGCGTCGAGGTCTTCGCCGACGACGGCCGGATCGCACTCTCCAACCAAGACTTCTTCACGGCGTCGGACACGGGGATCTCGCTCTTCACGATCGGGGGCAGCGCAAACTTCGCCAACCTCTCGATCACGGAATTCGCCAACATTACCGAGCGGGCGAACCCCGCGGCGCCGTACGCTGACTTCGAAGGCAGCACATATGGTTCATGGACGACGACGGGTGCGGCCTTCGGTTCCGGGCCGGCCACCGGGACGCTCCCTAACCAGCAGCCCGTCACGGGCTACCTCGGGAACAGGCTCGTCAACAGTTTCAACGGCGGCGACGCGTCGACCGGAACGCTGACCTCGCCGTCGTTCACCATCGGCCACTCATACGTCAACTTCCTCGCAGGAGGCGGGAACAACCCGAGGCCCTCGGACGTCTTCGCCGATTTCGAGGGCGCGACGTGGGGTGCGGGGTGGACGGCGACGGGCAGCTACATTGGCCAAGGCCCAGCGGCGGAATCCCTCCCGAACCAGGTCGGCTCCAAGGTCCTCGACACGTATGTAGGAGGAGGTGATGCCGCCACGGGCGCGATCACGTCGCCGACGTTCACGATCACGCGGGACTACATCGACTTCCTCATCGCAGGAGGAAACCACCCCTGGGGCCAGTCGGGTGCCGCTGCGGTGAACCTCCTCGTCAACGGGCAGGTAGTCCGCACGGCAACGGGCCAGAATTCATCGACGATGTCGAACGTGAACTGGGACGTCCACACCCTCGTGGGGCAGAAGGCCCAAATCCAGGTCATCGACCACGCAAGCGGATCCTGGGGCCACGTCATGGTGGACCAAATCGTGTTCAGCAGCGTGCCGAACGCGATTGGCGGTGAGCCGGACAATCAGACCACGATAAATCTGGTCGTCAACGGGCAAGTTGTTCGCACCGCGACAGGTCAGAACAGCGAGCATCTCGCGTGGACGTCGTGGAACGTCTCCGACCTCATTGGTCAGAGCGCCCAGTTCCAGGTCGTCGATAACGGCACGGGAAGCTGGGGCCATATTCTGCTGGACCAGGTCACCTTCGAAGACATCCCGGCCGCCTAA
- a CDS encoding DUF2087 domain-containing protein — MRTAGERRARGYSARLPWQFGVYLCLCWAYGSDPLTTPDARRLLAALANGEARRVFAEISVGETPGGSFTPGKLSPAKLARALGLLTDAGLVEAVETEGSARYRIREHVFRDALASLSPAPRRPGVERFLTADGRIDRYPARETELLKLLAWVAARILSSSERVAERELNERLAGLTDDVPMLRRRLVDYGVVVRTPDGSAYWLAREGNEDAH; from the coding sequence GTGAGAACCGCGGGAGAGCGGCGCGCCCGAGGGTATTCTGCCCGGCTGCCGTGGCAGTTCGGCGTCTATTTGTGCCTATGCTGGGCCTATGGGAGTGACCCATTGACGACGCCGGATGCGCGGCGCCTGCTCGCGGCATTAGCGAACGGCGAGGCCCGGAGGGTCTTTGCTGAGATCAGCGTTGGCGAAACCCCGGGCGGCTCGTTCACGCCAGGAAAACTCTCGCCAGCGAAACTCGCACGGGCGCTCGGGCTCCTGACCGACGCAGGGCTCGTCGAGGCGGTTGAGACCGAAGGCAGCGCCCGCTACCGCATTCGCGAGCATGTCTTCCGAGACGCGCTGGCGAGTCTTTCGCCCGCGCCCCGCCGGCCCGGCGTCGAGCGCTTCTTGACGGCGGACGGCCGCATCGATCGCTATCCCGCCCGGGAGACAGAGCTACTCAAGCTTCTCGCATGGGTAGCCGCGCGCATCCTGAGCTCCAGCGAGCGTGTCGCGGAGCGAGAGCTGAACGAACGCCTGGCCGGGCTCACCGACGACGTGCCGATGCTCAGGCGACGCCTCGTGGACTACGGCGTCGTAGTCCGCACGCCAGATGGCTCGGCCTACTGGCTTGCCCGCGAAGGCAACGAGGACGCCCACTAG
- the moaA gene encoding GTP 3',8-cyclase MoaA has protein sequence MDSNSITDTFHRPLRDLRISVTDRCNFRCVYCMPKEIFGRDFVFMPRDQLLTFEEITRLASIAVGHGVRKIRLTGGEPLLRKDIEELVRMLASLRTPDGLAPDLAMTTNGSVLAQKAQALKDAGLNRVTVSLDSLREETFQAMNDVGYPVAKVLHAADVAQAVGLGPVKINMVVKRGTNDQDILSMASHFKGSGFILRFIEYMDVGASNGWKMDEVVPSAEILTRIGAVFPLEPVAPNYPGETSDRWRYADGSGEIGVISSVTQAFCRGCTRARLSADGKLFTCLFATAGTDLRALLRGGASDVELSTALSALWGARTDRYSELRGARTPRDGAHTPKDPAAAHKIEMSYIGG, from the coding sequence ATGGACTCCAATTCCATCACCGACACCTTCCACCGGCCCCTGCGGGACCTGCGGATTTCCGTCACGGACCGCTGCAATTTCCGTTGCGTCTATTGCATGCCAAAGGAGATTTTCGGCAGGGATTTCGTTTTCATGCCCCGGGACCAGCTGCTCACGTTCGAGGAAATCACCCGGCTGGCCTCGATCGCCGTCGGGCATGGAGTGCGGAAGATCCGGCTGACCGGCGGGGAACCCCTTCTGCGGAAAGACATCGAGGAACTGGTCCGGATGCTGGCCTCGTTGCGCACTCCCGACGGGCTCGCGCCGGATCTGGCCATGACCACGAACGGCTCGGTCCTGGCCCAGAAGGCCCAAGCCCTCAAGGATGCCGGGCTGAACCGGGTAACGGTGTCCCTTGACTCCCTCCGGGAGGAAACCTTCCAGGCCATGAACGACGTCGGCTATCCCGTGGCCAAGGTCCTGCACGCCGCGGACGTCGCCCAAGCGGTCGGCCTGGGACCGGTGAAGATCAACATGGTGGTCAAGCGCGGGACGAATGACCAGGACATCCTTTCCATGGCAAGCCACTTCAAGGGATCAGGGTTCATTCTGCGGTTCATTGAGTACATGGACGTCGGTGCCTCCAACGGCTGGAAAATGGACGAGGTGGTGCCCTCCGCCGAGATCCTGACCCGCATCGGCGCGGTGTTCCCGCTGGAGCCCGTGGCGCCCAACTACCCTGGCGAGACCTCGGATCGCTGGCGCTACGCGGACGGCAGCGGCGAAATCGGAGTCATTTCCAGCGTGACCCAGGCCTTTTGCCGCGGCTGCACCCGGGCCCGGCTCTCCGCCGACGGGAAGCTGTTCACGTGCCTCTTTGCCACAGCCGGCACCGACCTGAGGGCGCTCCTAAGGGGCGGTGCGTCCGACGTCGAGCTTTCGACGGCGTTGTCCGCCCTCTGGGGTGCCCGCACGGACCGCTACTCCGAACTGCGCGGCGCCCGCACACCGCGGGACGGCGCCCACACGCCCAAGGACCCCGCGGCGGCACACAAGATCGAGATGTCGTACATCGGCGGATAG
- a CDS encoding AAA family ATPase: MTQTSISSATALAEMLAATGYLADEGLATIGYLALSMERPLLLEGEPGTGKTSLAEALAEAFGLPLIRLQCYEGIDAAQALYDWDFTAQILHLRSVEASGGAGLSVAELESSLYDKRFLLARPILKALQQSPAVLLIDEIDRADDEFEAFLLEVLSTYQVSIPEFGTVKADTPPIVVLTSNRTRDLHDALKRRCLYHWIDHPGLAREVEIVRTRLPQVPALLAEQVVRVVQQIRVTDDVLKPPGVAETLDWARALHQLGRAELDLESAAASIGALCKYREDTERVSAALSRMLG; encoded by the coding sequence ATGACGCAGACGTCGATCAGCTCCGCCACAGCGCTGGCCGAAATGCTGGCCGCCACCGGTTACCTGGCCGATGAGGGCCTGGCCACCATCGGCTACCTCGCCCTGAGCATGGAACGGCCGCTGCTTCTGGAAGGCGAACCCGGCACCGGCAAGACCTCCCTCGCAGAGGCCCTGGCAGAGGCATTCGGGCTGCCCCTGATCCGTTTGCAGTGCTATGAGGGAATCGATGCCGCGCAGGCGCTGTATGACTGGGACTTCACCGCCCAAATCCTGCATCTGCGCAGCGTGGAGGCCAGCGGCGGCGCGGGACTGAGCGTGGCCGAGCTGGAAAGCTCGCTCTACGACAAGCGGTTCCTGCTGGCCCGGCCCATCCTCAAAGCTCTGCAGCAAAGCCCGGCCGTGCTGCTGATCGACGAAATCGACCGGGCCGACGACGAGTTCGAGGCGTTCCTGCTGGAAGTGCTTTCCACCTACCAGGTCTCCATCCCCGAGTTCGGCACTGTCAAGGCTGACACCCCGCCGATTGTGGTGCTCACCTCCAACCGGACCCGCGACCTGCACGATGCGCTCAAACGCCGGTGCCTCTACCACTGGATCGACCACCCCGGGCTGGCCCGCGAAGTGGAAATCGTGCGTACCCGGCTCCCCCAGGTGCCCGCGCTCCTTGCCGAGCAGGTGGTGCGCGTGGTCCAGCAGATCCGGGTCACCGACGACGTGCTCAAGCCTCCCGGTGTGGCCGAAACCCTGGACTGGGCACGCGCACTGCATCAGCTCGGCCGGGCCGAGCTTGACCTCGAATCGGCCGCGGCCAGCATCGGCGCACTGTGCAAGTACCGCGAAGACACCGAACGGGTCTCGGCGGCCCTTTCCCGGATGCTCGGCTGA
- a CDS encoding vWA domain-containing protein produces the protein MPPASQNPEHNAEEILLAFAAAVRAAGVKVTADRSRSFVDAVRRLALDRRSDVFWAGRATLCASPEDLPAYQRTFEAWFAVEHSAAQRLETSATTVSAAALDNDDGGPEGGREQLRALASRRELLRHRDVAILDDTERALLHRLFEELPVRLPTRQTRRKHLDRHGDVDRVRTLRDQLRRGGEPGPLRRARAPRKPRRMVWLVDISGSMAPYADSLLRLAHRVVEAAPRQVEVFTLGTRLTRVTGALRVPDPDNALALAGRAVPDWSGGTRLGEVLRAFNDRWGQRVMVRGAVVVIASDGWERGDPALLGRQAERLHHLARRIIWANPHRGKAGYQPLQRGIRAVLPHVDFFIGGHSMQSFEELLDVVANA, from the coding sequence GTGCCACCGGCAAGCCAGAACCCGGAACACAACGCCGAAGAGATTCTGCTGGCCTTTGCTGCCGCGGTGCGCGCGGCGGGCGTGAAGGTGACGGCCGACCGCTCGCGCAGTTTCGTCGACGCCGTTCGCAGGCTCGCCTTGGACCGCCGTTCGGACGTGTTCTGGGCCGGGCGGGCCACATTGTGCGCCTCACCGGAGGATTTGCCCGCTTACCAGCGAACCTTTGAGGCCTGGTTCGCCGTGGAACATTCCGCCGCCCAGCGCCTGGAGACCTCCGCAACCACCGTCAGCGCTGCCGCTTTGGACAACGACGACGGCGGCCCGGAAGGTGGGCGGGAACAGTTGCGGGCGCTCGCCAGCCGCCGGGAACTCCTGCGGCACCGCGATGTAGCCATCCTGGACGACACGGAACGGGCGCTGTTGCACCGACTGTTCGAGGAGCTGCCGGTGCGCTTGCCCACCCGGCAGACCAGGCGAAAACACCTCGACCGTCACGGCGACGTGGACCGCGTACGGACCCTGCGCGACCAACTGCGCCGCGGCGGGGAACCGGGGCCCCTGCGCCGTGCCCGGGCGCCACGCAAACCCCGCCGCATGGTCTGGCTGGTCGACATTTCAGGCTCGATGGCGCCCTATGCGGACAGCCTGCTGCGCTTGGCCCACCGGGTAGTGGAAGCCGCCCCGCGCCAAGTAGAGGTGTTCACGTTGGGCACCCGCCTGACCAGGGTGACAGGCGCACTAAGGGTGCCTGACCCCGACAATGCCCTGGCCCTCGCCGGCCGCGCCGTCCCTGATTGGTCCGGTGGAACCCGGCTTGGAGAGGTGCTGCGCGCGTTCAACGACCGCTGGGGCCAGCGCGTGATGGTGCGCGGCGCCGTCGTCGTGATTGCCAGCGACGGCTGGGAGCGGGGCGACCCCGCGCTGCTGGGACGCCAGGCCGAACGGCTGCACCATTTGGCCAGGCGGATCATTTGGGCCAACCCGCACCGGGGCAAAGCTGGGTACCAGCCGCTGCAGCGGGGAATCAGGGCGGTGCTGCCGCACGTTGACTTCTTTATAGGGGGGCACTCAATGCAGAGCTTCGAGGAGTTGTTGGACGTGGTTGCCAATGCGTGA
- a CDS encoding XdhC family protein codes for MREVLDDLVAAIVAGHTVGLGTVVRTFRSAPRPAGAAMMVDADGSAVGSVSGGCVEGALYELATKVVQSGRPVLQRYGISDDAAFEVGLTCGGILDIFVEPVSTEIFPELQQVAEDVGAGRPVAVVTVIEHPDPAWLGRHLVVRPEGFVGSLGSERADHAVSDDVQGLLAAGRNATLMYGPDGQRRGEGMRVFALSFAPQPRMLVFGAIDFAAAVAKQGTFLGYRVTVCDARAVFATAARFPQADEVVVEWPHRYLQAQIAAGQVDQRTVICVLTHDPKFDVPLLELALRQDVAYVGAMGSRRTHHDRLERLREAGLTQAELARLSSPIGLDLGSRTPEETAVSIAAEIIALHWGGGGGRLSTMEARIHHEPTADADHEDAGYELKST; via the coding sequence ATGCGTGAGGTCTTGGACGATCTGGTCGCCGCCATAGTGGCCGGCCACACAGTAGGACTCGGAACAGTGGTGCGCACCTTCCGTTCCGCACCGCGGCCGGCCGGGGCCGCCATGATGGTCGACGCCGACGGCAGCGCAGTCGGCTCGGTGTCCGGCGGGTGCGTCGAAGGCGCGCTCTACGAACTAGCCACCAAGGTGGTCCAGTCAGGCCGGCCAGTGCTCCAGCGCTACGGCATCAGTGACGACGCCGCGTTCGAGGTCGGCCTGACCTGCGGCGGGATCCTGGACATTTTTGTTGAGCCGGTCTCCACGGAGATCTTCCCGGAGTTGCAGCAAGTAGCGGAAGACGTCGGTGCCGGCCGGCCGGTTGCGGTGGTCACGGTGATCGAACACCCCGATCCGGCCTGGCTGGGCCGCCACTTGGTGGTCCGCCCGGAGGGGTTTGTCGGGTCCCTGGGCAGCGAGCGTGCAGACCATGCTGTATCCGACGACGTCCAGGGCCTGCTTGCTGCAGGCCGCAACGCCACCCTCATGTACGGACCGGACGGCCAGCGGCGCGGGGAAGGCATGCGCGTGTTCGCCCTCAGTTTCGCCCCGCAGCCGCGGATGCTTGTGTTCGGCGCGATTGACTTTGCCGCCGCCGTCGCCAAGCAGGGCACCTTCCTGGGCTACCGGGTGACGGTCTGTGACGCACGCGCGGTTTTCGCAACGGCTGCCCGGTTCCCGCAGGCGGATGAGGTAGTGGTGGAATGGCCGCACCGCTACCTCCAGGCGCAGATCGCTGCCGGCCAGGTGGATCAGCGCACGGTGATCTGTGTGCTCACCCATGATCCGAAATTCGACGTACCGCTGCTGGAGTTGGCGCTGCGCCAGGACGTGGCCTATGTGGGGGCGATGGGATCCCGGCGCACGCACCACGACCGCTTGGAACGGCTTCGCGAAGCGGGCCTCACGCAGGCCGAGTTGGCCCGGCTCTCCAGCCCGATCGGCCTGGACCTGGGGTCCCGAACGCCCGAGGAAACGGCGGTCTCGATCGCCGCCGAAATCATTGCTTTGCACTGGGGTGGCGGCGGCGGAAGATTGAGCACCATGGAAGCCCGGATTCACCACGAGCCCACCGCTGATGCGGACCATGAGGATGCGGGGTACGAACTCAAGTCGACCTAA
- a CDS encoding (2Fe-2S)-binding protein, translating to MASSKTITVEVDDVSYTDNVEPRLLLVQYLRERLGKTGTLIGCDTTNCGACTVHLDGVSVKSCTMFAVQADGHNVTTIEGLARDGKLAPLQQAFHQCHALQCGFCTPGMIMQSASLLAENPHPTEQEIRDGLEGNLCRCTGYQNIVAAVQAAADGTVSADSTVSADSDETETAGVA from the coding sequence ATGGCGAGTTCCAAGACGATCACCGTCGAAGTCGATGATGTGAGCTACACCGATAATGTCGAGCCACGATTGCTGCTGGTCCAATACCTGCGCGAACGGCTTGGCAAGACCGGCACATTGATCGGCTGCGACACTACCAACTGCGGCGCCTGCACCGTCCATCTGGACGGAGTCAGCGTCAAATCCTGCACCATGTTCGCGGTTCAGGCAGACGGCCACAACGTCACCACCATCGAAGGCCTGGCCCGGGACGGCAAGCTCGCCCCGCTGCAGCAAGCCTTCCACCAATGCCATGCCCTCCAATGCGGCTTCTGCACGCCCGGCATGATCATGCAGTCCGCATCCTTGCTGGCCGAAAACCCGCACCCCACCGAGCAGGAAATCCGGGACGGCCTCGAGGGAAACCTGTGTCGATGCACCGGGTACCAGAACATTGTTGCCGCGGTCCAGGCCGCTGCTGACGGCACGGTTTCGGCAGACAGCACGGTGTCCGCGGACAGCGACGAAACGGAAACGGCAGGTGTGGCATGA
- a CDS encoding xanthine dehydrogenase family protein molybdopterin-binding subunit, protein MTITEVGRARLRKEDAHLITGRSRYTDNITLPGMLHLAMVRSPFAHAKITSIDASAAKSSPGVVAVLTGADVAAQQGSLPNAWPITPDQKAPAHPAIAVDTVAFAGEVVACIIARSAAAARDAVELVDVSYEELPVVLDLEEALKDEVLAHPDLGTNKSATWVFDSGEAGTGKAISEALEGAEVLIERTFYQQRLIPAFMEPRSTVVDPTGEQITVWSATQIPHILRLMLALTLSIPESKVRVIAPDVGGGFGGKLQVTPEEAITVLAARHTGKPCKYTETRSESLMAAHHGRAQVQKVKLSATKDGIVTGLDVHLLADMGAYLGLVTSGVPILGAFMYNSIYKFPAYRFECTNLFTNKAWTDAYRGAGRPEATFAIERLMDELAVELGMDPLEVRKKNWIKHEEFPFTTVAGLEYDSGNYEVATAKAVELFGYDELRAEQARRRESNDPVQLGIGISTFTEMCGLAPSRVLGALSYAAGGWEHAQVRVLPTGNIEVVTGSSAHGQGHETAWSQLVADRLGVPFENVEVLHGDTQTSQRGLDTYGSRSLTVGGMAVLAAADKVIEKAKIVAAHMMEASEEDIEFADGKFSVKGTDQSTALGEIAFAAFSGHNLPDGFEPNLDSDATYDPQNFSFPHGTHLAAMEVDTETGQVTIRKYVCVDDVGVVVNPLIVEGQVHGGLAQGIAQALYEEAVHDDAGTLVTGSFVDYLVPSAPDLPHFTTARTETPSTTNQLGAKGVGEAGTIASTPAIVNGVLDAVRHLGVKDIKMPCSPSRVWAALEEAKMTGGVQ, encoded by the coding sequence ATGACCATCACCGAAGTCGGCAGGGCCCGCCTCCGCAAGGAAGATGCCCATCTCATCACGGGGCGCTCACGATACACGGACAACATCACGTTGCCCGGCATGTTGCATCTGGCCATGGTGCGCAGTCCATTCGCCCACGCGAAGATCACCTCAATCGACGCCTCCGCCGCGAAGTCCTCACCCGGCGTCGTTGCCGTGCTTACCGGAGCCGATGTGGCCGCCCAGCAGGGAAGCCTGCCCAACGCCTGGCCGATTACCCCGGACCAAAAGGCCCCAGCCCACCCGGCAATCGCCGTCGATACCGTGGCTTTTGCCGGAGAAGTTGTTGCTTGCATCATTGCCCGCAGTGCCGCAGCCGCCCGCGACGCCGTCGAACTGGTCGATGTCAGCTACGAGGAACTGCCGGTCGTCCTGGACCTGGAGGAAGCGTTGAAAGATGAGGTCCTGGCCCACCCGGACCTTGGCACCAACAAATCGGCCACCTGGGTCTTCGACTCGGGCGAGGCCGGTACGGGCAAGGCGATCAGCGAGGCGCTCGAGGGCGCCGAAGTCCTCATTGAGCGTACGTTCTACCAACAGCGGCTCATCCCTGCCTTCATGGAGCCCCGATCGACAGTGGTGGACCCCACGGGCGAGCAGATCACCGTATGGTCGGCCACCCAGATACCGCACATTCTGCGGCTCATGCTGGCGCTCACCCTGAGCATTCCCGAAAGCAAAGTCCGCGTGATCGCTCCGGACGTGGGCGGCGGCTTTGGCGGAAAATTGCAGGTGACCCCCGAGGAAGCCATCACCGTGCTGGCCGCCCGGCACACTGGCAAACCGTGCAAGTACACCGAGACTCGCAGCGAATCCCTGATGGCGGCCCACCACGGCCGCGCCCAGGTGCAGAAGGTGAAGCTCTCGGCCACTAAGGACGGGATCGTCACCGGGCTAGATGTGCATCTCCTGGCGGACATGGGCGCCTATCTGGGCCTGGTCACCTCCGGTGTCCCGATCCTGGGCGCCTTCATGTACAACTCCATCTACAAGTTCCCGGCCTACCGGTTCGAGTGCACCAATCTCTTCACCAACAAGGCGTGGACCGATGCCTACCGCGGAGCCGGCCGACCGGAAGCCACTTTTGCAATCGAGCGCTTGATGGACGAACTCGCCGTAGAACTGGGCATGGATCCCCTGGAGGTGCGGAAGAAGAACTGGATCAAACACGAGGAATTCCCCTTCACCACCGTTGCCGGGCTCGAATACGACAGCGGCAATTATGAGGTGGCTACGGCGAAGGCCGTGGAACTCTTTGGCTACGACGAGCTAAGGGCCGAGCAGGCGCGGCGTCGCGAAAGCAACGATCCCGTCCAGCTCGGCATCGGCATCTCCACTTTCACCGAAATGTGCGGCTTGGCCCCGTCCCGGGTGCTCGGCGCGCTCAGTTACGCCGCCGGCGGCTGGGAGCACGCCCAAGTGCGGGTGCTGCCCACCGGCAACATCGAGGTGGTCACAGGGTCCTCCGCCCACGGCCAGGGCCACGAAACCGCATGGAGCCAGCTCGTGGCGGACAGGCTGGGCGTGCCGTTCGAAAATGTCGAAGTGCTGCATGGGGATACCCAGACCTCCCAACGAGGCCTGGACACCTACGGCTCCCGGTCACTGACGGTCGGAGGCATGGCCGTGCTAGCCGCGGCGGACAAGGTGATCGAGAAGGCCAAGATTGTGGCCGCACACATGATGGAGGCCAGCGAAGAGGACATCGAGTTCGCGGACGGCAAGTTCAGTGTCAAGGGCACCGATCAGTCCACGGCTCTGGGTGAAATCGCTTTCGCCGCCTTCTCCGGGCACAACCTGCCGGACGGGTTTGAGCCCAATCTGGACTCGGATGCCACCTACGACCCGCAGAACTTCTCCTTCCCGCACGGCACCCATCTGGCCGCCATGGAAGTGGACACTGAGACCGGGCAAGTCACCATCCGTAAGTACGTCTGCGTAGACGACGTCGGAGTGGTGGTCAATCCGCTGATTGTGGAAGGCCAGGTCCACGGCGGCCTGGCGCAGGGAATCGCGCAGGCCCTCTACGAAGAGGCCGTGCACGACGACGCCGGCACCCTGGTCACGGGCTCGTTTGTGGACTACCTCGTGCCCAGCGCTCCGGATCTGCCGCACTTCACGACGGCGCGTACCGAGACCCCTTCGACCACCAACCAGTTGGGGGCCAAGGGAGTCGGGGAAGCTGGAACCATCGCCTCGACGCCCGCCATCGTCAACGGTGTGTTAGACGCGGTTCGGCACCTTGGCGTGAAGGACATCAAGATGCCCTGTTCGCCGTCGCGCGTGTGGGCCGCCCTTGAAGAAGCCAAGATGACCGGAGGTGTGCAATGA